Proteins found in one Panthera tigris isolate Pti1 chromosome B3, P.tigris_Pti1_mat1.1, whole genome shotgun sequence genomic segment:
- the CB3H14orf28 gene encoding uncharacterized protein C14orf28 homolog isoform X2: MKTLFEEIKASIKNNYNQDRSFWRPVLPWGGVFTIKAGRKAVSCTPLYVEIRLKNTCTIDGFLMLLYVILNENENFPRELSLHLGREFVDCFLYLMDTYSFTTVKLLWIWDKMEKQQYKSEVHKASLIIDLFGNEHDNFTKNLENLMSTIQESYCSNWRCPTRVQEDQQRTININPPQEIPHGNLIRLAVDELFCSRIELCEESGCGGLREFSQRVFCHGAPPFVVLNMQHWKSEDLAYVPYYLDLSDHKYLLEGATLFNKEEHHYSAAFQIDGHWMHYDGLRN, translated from the exons ATGAAGACACTGTTTGAAGAGATCAAAGcatcaattaaaaataactataaccaAGATCGCTCATTTTGGAGGCCTGTTCTTCCTTGGGGAGGTGTTTTTACTATCAAAGCTGGCCGCAAAGCAGTATCCTGTACGCCACTTTATGTTGAAATAAGACTGAAAAATACCTGCACCATAGATGGATTCTTGATGTTACTATATGTCattcttaatgaaaatgaaaatttccccaGGGAGCTCTCTCTTCATTTAGGTAGAGAGTTTGTAGACTGTTTCCTTTACTTAATGGACACCTACAGTTTCACAACTGTGAAGCTACTTTGGATTTGGGACAAGATGGAAAAACAGCAATACAAATCTGAAGTTCATAAAGCTTCATTAATAATTGATTTATTTGGTAATGAGCATGATAATTTtacaaaaaatcttgaaaatctcATGTCTACCATACAAGAGAGTTACTGTTCCAACTGGCGATGCCCAACTCGAGTACAGGAAGATCAGCAACGCACGATTAATATAAA TCCTCCCCAAGAAATTCCTCATGGAAACTTGATACGACTGGCTGTGGATGAGTTATTCTGTTCCAGGATTGAACTGTGTGAAGAGAGTGG ATGTGGTGGCTTAAGAGAATTTTCCCAGCGAGTTTTCTGCCATGGGGCACCCCCTTTTGTTGTCTTAAATATGCAGCATTGGAAATCTGAAGATCTAGCATATGTACCATATTACTTGGATTTATCTGATCACAA GTATTTGTTGGAAGGTGCCACATTATTTAACAAAGAGGAACATCATTATTCTGCAGCTTTCCAGATTGATGGACATTGGATGCACTATGATGGCCTCAGAAat
- the CB3H14orf28 gene encoding uncharacterized protein C14orf28 homolog isoform X1 has product MKTLFEEIKASIKNNYNQDRSFWRPVLPWGGVFTIKAGRKAVSCTPLYVEIRLKNTCTIDGFLMLLYVILNENENFPRELSLHLGREFVDCFLYLMDTYSFTTVKLLWIWDKMEKQQYKSEVHKASLIIDLFGNEHDNFTKNLENLMSTIQESYCSNWRCPTRVQEDQQRTININPPQEIPHGNLIRLAVDELFCSRIELCEESGCGGLREFSQRVFCHGAPPFVVLNMQHWKSEDLAYVPYYLDLSDHKYLLEGATLFNKEEHHYSAAFQIDGHWMHYDGLRNVNLILLNKPPEFLLLSSLVYIRATEK; this is encoded by the exons ATGAAGACACTGTTTGAAGAGATCAAAGcatcaattaaaaataactataaccaAGATCGCTCATTTTGGAGGCCTGTTCTTCCTTGGGGAGGTGTTTTTACTATCAAAGCTGGCCGCAAAGCAGTATCCTGTACGCCACTTTATGTTGAAATAAGACTGAAAAATACCTGCACCATAGATGGATTCTTGATGTTACTATATGTCattcttaatgaaaatgaaaatttccccaGGGAGCTCTCTCTTCATTTAGGTAGAGAGTTTGTAGACTGTTTCCTTTACTTAATGGACACCTACAGTTTCACAACTGTGAAGCTACTTTGGATTTGGGACAAGATGGAAAAACAGCAATACAAATCTGAAGTTCATAAAGCTTCATTAATAATTGATTTATTTGGTAATGAGCATGATAATTTtacaaaaaatcttgaaaatctcATGTCTACCATACAAGAGAGTTACTGTTCCAACTGGCGATGCCCAACTCGAGTACAGGAAGATCAGCAACGCACGATTAATATAAA TCCTCCCCAAGAAATTCCTCATGGAAACTTGATACGACTGGCTGTGGATGAGTTATTCTGTTCCAGGATTGAACTGTGTGAAGAGAGTGG ATGTGGTGGCTTAAGAGAATTTTCCCAGCGAGTTTTCTGCCATGGGGCACCCCCTTTTGTTGTCTTAAATATGCAGCATTGGAAATCTGAAGATCTAGCATATGTACCATATTACTTGGATTTATCTGATCACAA GTATTTGTTGGAAGGTGCCACATTATTTAACAAAGAGGAACATCATTATTCTGCAGCTTTCCAGATTGATGGACATTGGATGCACTATGATGGCCTCAGAAatgtgaatttaattttgttaaataaaccCCCAGAGTTTCTCCTCTTGTCATCATTGGTTTATATTCGagcaacagagaaataa